One segment of Leuconostoc lactis DNA contains the following:
- a CDS encoding beta-ketoacyl-ACP synthase III: MEHLKIVASARQVPSRLVTNDELSTMMETNDDWIYTRTGIRQRQVVTTENTSDLAIQVAEQLLAKAQVSAESLDFIVVSTMSPDSLSPSTAAIVQGAIGANQAFAFDLSAACSGLVYGMSVASSLLSTRYRRGLVIGAEVLSKLVDWQDRTTAVLFGDGAAGVLVETTDEAIGLLSEELRTFGDKGDNLVAGRFGNANPFSGDITPADPYFHQNGREVYNFATREVPDALAAALAKAQLSADDVDYYLLHQANARIVSTIAKRFGQPETKFPTNMASNGNTSAASIGILLDELVESGQVHAGQTIALVGFGGGLTVGAQIWKI; this comes from the coding sequence ATGGAACACTTAAAAATCGTGGCCTCGGCGCGTCAAGTGCCTAGCCGCCTGGTGACGAATGACGAATTGAGTACCATGATGGAGACCAACGATGATTGGATCTATACGAGGACAGGGATTCGTCAACGTCAAGTGGTGACCACGGAAAATACGAGCGATTTAGCCATTCAAGTGGCTGAGCAGTTACTGGCAAAGGCCCAAGTATCTGCTGAAAGTTTGGACTTTATTGTTGTCAGTACGATGTCACCAGACAGTTTGTCACCAAGTACGGCTGCCATTGTCCAAGGCGCGATTGGGGCCAATCAAGCCTTTGCGTTTGATTTGAGTGCCGCTTGCTCGGGGCTGGTTTATGGCATGAGCGTGGCCTCAAGTCTATTGTCAACCCGATACCGTCGTGGTTTGGTGATTGGCGCCGAAGTCTTATCAAAGCTCGTGGATTGGCAAGACCGCACGACGGCCGTGTTGTTTGGCGATGGCGCCGCTGGTGTACTTGTTGAGACAACAGATGAAGCGATTGGGCTACTGAGTGAAGAGTTGCGGACATTTGGTGATAAGGGCGATAACTTAGTGGCTGGCCGCTTTGGTAATGCCAACCCGTTTTCGGGTGACATTACACCAGCAGATCCTTACTTCCACCAAAACGGCCGTGAGGTGTATAACTTTGCAACGCGCGAAGTGCCGGATGCGCTAGCAGCAGCGTTGGCCAAAGCGCAACTCTCAGCAGATGATGTGGATTATTATTTGTTACATCAGGCCAATGCGCGTATTGTGTCAACAATTGCCAAACGTTTTGGGCAACCAGAAACCAAGTTCCCAACCAATATGGCCAGCAACGGTAACACGAGCGCGGCTAGCATTGGGATTCTCTTGGATGAATTGGTTGAATCAGGCCAAGTGCATGCCGGTCAAACCATTGCTTTAGTAGGTTTTGGTGGTGGCTTGACGGTGGGTGCGCAAATTTGGAAAATTTAA
- a CDS encoding acyl carrier protein, with protein MTDAEIFDKVKEILVDQFDLEEDEVSLTTDLTNDIDADSLDLFEVLNRVEDDFDIKLAVAEDIKTTQDLVDKVKEQLAA; from the coding sequence ATGACAGATGCAGAAATTTTTGACAAGGTTAAGGAAATTTTGGTTGACCAATTTGATTTGGAAGAAGACGAAGTGTCATTAACAACTGACTTGACAAATGACATCGATGCCGATTCTTTGGACTTGTTTGAAGTTTTGAACCGTGTCGAAGACGACTTTGACATCAAGTTGGCCGTTGCTGAAGACATCAAGACAACCCAAGACTTGGTTGACAAGGTTAAAGAACAATTGGCAGCTTAA